A single region of the Nitrospinota bacterium genome encodes:
- a CDS encoding class I SAM-dependent methyltransferase: MEKSPKDLVPLFFEKTAKTYDTVVKWTTLGNDKYWKEQILKKIPPCSSILDLACGTGILTFQICEKFPHAKIIGVDITKSYLREARKKLNPHHKISLLNQDAEKLILKDKFDCITSSYISKYCEAEVLIKTCLDHLKPGGKIILHDFTYPQNRLVRAAWGFYFFLLRFSGYFLTSWKEVFVELPKLIRSTNWSYEYELTLKKYGFKVERESLSMGTSTILTGTHIV; encoded by the coding sequence ATGGAGAAATCCCCAAAAGACTTAGTTCCCCTATTTTTTGAGAAAACAGCAAAAACGTATGACACCGTAGTAAAATGGACAACCCTTGGAAATGACAAATACTGGAAGGAACAGATTCTAAAAAAAATTCCACCTTGTAGCTCCATCCTCGACCTTGCCTGTGGAACAGGAATTCTTACCTTTCAAATATGTGAAAAATTTCCTCATGCAAAGATAATAGGGGTTGATATAACAAAAAGTTATCTTCGTGAAGCAAGGAAAAAGCTGAATCCCCATCATAAAATATCTCTTTTAAATCAAGACGCAGAAAAACTCATCCTAAAAGATAAATTCGACTGCATTACTTCATCTTATATATCGAAATACTGTGAAGCAGAGGTTCTTATCAAGACCTGCTTAGATCATCTCAAACCAGGAGGAAAAATAATCCTTCATGACTTTACCTACCCACAAAACAGACTTGTAAGAGCGGCATGGGGTTTTTATTTTTTCTTATTGAGGTTTTCGGGTTATTTCTTGACCAGCTGGAAGGAGGTATTTGTTGAACTTCCAAAGCTCATCAGATCGACAAACTGGTCTTATGAATATGAATTGACCCTGAAAAAATATGGCTTTAAAGTAGAGAGAGAATCTCTAAGCATGGGAACATCAACCATTCTTACCGGTACCCATATTGTCTAA